The genomic region CGCCGGAGGCGACCACGGGGGCCGCCTTCGCCTTGGCGTCGGCGAGCGCGGGGCCGGCCTTCTCGCGCGCGTCGGCGGCGTACGTCGCCGCCTTCACGCGGGCGTCGGCGAGCGCCGGAGCGGCCTTGTCCCGGGCGTCGGTCAGGGCCGGGCGGGCGGTGTCCTCGACGAACTCACCGATGGCCTCGCGGGCCTGCGCTACGGCGGACTCGACCTGCGGCCGCACCGTCACCACGTAGTCGGAGGCCTGATCGAGGAGGGACTTCTTCTTGCGGAGACGCATTGCGTCACTTCCTCTCGTTCGGTCATTGCCATTCGATCACCTCACCCCCGGCTTGGACCAGGAGCGACCGGGGCGGCGGGCAACTTGCGGCCCGTGCGAGGATCGACGGCGCGACGACGCGTTCGTCGCACGAGGGTGCAGTACCCACCGACGCGTTTCGACAACGACGGGCCGCGGACGGCGGGCTCCCCTCACCCCCACCGAACTCAGCAGAAGGGCAGACATGGCTGACCAGCAGGCCATCCTCCACACCAACCGGGGCGACATCGTCCTGAACCTCTTCCCGAACCACGCGCCGGAGACGGTCGCGAACTTCGTGGGTCTCGCCAAGGGCGAGAAGTCCTACGACGCCGGGAACGGCAAGACCGGCCCGTTCTACGACGGCCTGACCTTCCACCGGGTCATCGACGGGTTCATGATCCAGGGCGGCTGCCCCCTCGGCACCGGCACCGGCGGCCCCGGCTACACGTTCAAGGACGAGCCGCACCCCGAGCTCACCTTCGACAAGCCCTACCTGCTCGCCATGGCCAACGCCGGCCCGGGTACCAACGGCTCGCAGTTCTTCATCACGGTCGGCCCCACGCCGCACCTGAACTTCAAGCACACGATCTTCGGTGAGGTCGCCGACCAGGCCTCGCGCGACGTGGTCGACGCGATCGGCACGACCAAGACCGGCCCCGGCGACCGCCCGGTCGAGCCCGTGGTCATCGAGTCCGTCGAGATCATCGGCGCCTGAGGCACTGCATCTCGCATGACGCAACCTCCGACTCCCGAGACCGGGGTGCCGACCTGTTATCGGCACCCCGGCCGGGAGTCGTACATCCGCTGCCAGCGCTGTGACCGGCCGATCTGCCCGGACTGCATGCGCGACGCCGCCGTGGGCTTCCAGTGCCCGGACTGCGTCGCCGAGGGCGCCCGCACCACCCGGCAGGCGCGCACGACGTACGGCGGTCGTCCGACCACCCGCCCCGGGGTCGTCTCGCTGACCCTGATCGGGCTGAACGTCGCGGTCTTCGCGCTGGTGGTGCTCAGCGGCTACCGGGACAGCCGGCTGCTCGACTGGCTGATGCTGCGCCCCAACGGGCTGTGCTGGCTGGAGGGCCGCGGCGGCTTCGACGTCGCGCGCGAGGCCTGCACCGGCGGTGGTGGCGAGTGGCTGCCCGGCGTCGCCGACGGCGCGGTGTGGCAGGTGCTGACGTCGGCCTTCACCCACGTCTCGCTGCTGCACATCGCCTTCAACATGCTCGCGCTCTACGTGCTCGGGCCGCAGCTCGAGGCCGTGCTGGGCCGCGCCCGGTTCCTCGCGCTCTACCTCCTCTCGGCGCTCGCCGGCTCGGCCGCGGTGCTGTGGTTCGGTGGGGAGTACCAGCCGGTTCTCGGCGCCTCCGGCGCCGTGTGGGGCCTGATGGCCGCCCTGCTGATCATCGGCCGCAAGTCCGGTGCCGACGTGTCCCAGCTGATGCTGTGGATCGGCATCAACGTGGTGATCACGTTCGTGGGCTCCAACATCTCCTGGCAGGGCCACCTCGGCGGCTTCGTCGGCGGCGCCCTGGTCGCCCTGGCGTTCGCCTACGCCCCCCGCGGCCGGCACCGCACGGCGTACCAGCTCGGCGGCGCCGGCGTGGTGCTCGTCCTGGTCGCGGTCGCCATCACGCTGCGCGCCCTCGCGCTGTCCTGAGCCGCGCCCCCCTGGCGCACCGGAGGCCGGCCGTCCCGGCTCGCTCTCACCGCCATGCCCGAGGACTGCCCCAGAAGTGGCCCGCCCGCGAGGGGCTCGCGCGCCGGTCGGCGTCCCGGATCGGCGTCCCGCCGTCCGGGCTTCGGCGCGCCCCGGGAACCCGGCTCTGTCCACAGCTGTGGAATGACATGTGGAGAACTACACGCGTGTAGTTCTCCACAGGTTGTCCCCAGCCTGTGGACAACCGGGGCGGTGGGTGGGGCCGGGCCGGACCGCGCCGGGGAGCGGTGAGCCTGCCACCTTCTGCGGACCGGAAAAGGTGGCCAGCTCACCGCTGCCAGCGCCCTGCGCGCGCAAAAGGTGGCCAGCTCACCGCTGCCAGCGCCCTGCGCGCGCAAACGGTGGCCAGCTCACCGCTGCGGGCGGGACCAGCGGCCCGAAACACAGAACCGCCGGCCATCCCGAGGGACGGCCGGCGGTCGTGGACACGCGGAGGAGGGTGTCGCTCACTCCCACTTGGTGGCGTAGGCGAAGCCCACGGCCATGAATCCGATGCCGACGAACAGGTTCTTCTGGCCGAGGTCGTCGAAGACCGGCAGCGCCGAGAGGTCGTCGCTGAAGATGTAGAACAGGCAGATCCAGATCAGGCCGATCAGGAAGCAGCCGAGCATGCCGACCACGACGCCCTGGCCGCGGCCGAGCGGGGTGGAGGGGTGGGCGGCGACGGCGAGGCCGAGCATCAGCAGGCCGAAGCCGATCAGGTAGTTCCAGTCGCCCAGGTCGGCCATGAACGCGGGCTTGCCCGCCTTGGCCTCGGGGTCGGTCGGGTCGGCCCACACCGCGACGTAGTAGTACAGGGTCCAGGCGATGCCGGCCGCCATCATCAGCAGTGAGATGAGGAAGCGGACGGAGAAGACCCGGCTTCCCGTCGGGTCGACGTAGCGCTGGTCGGCCTTCGACTTGGTCACGCGTTCTCCTCGGTTCGGCGCACTGCCGCGACGACGGTCGCGGGTCCCCGGCTACCTTAGTCGTCGTGCCCCCCGGATCTCACCTGAACCCCGGCCCGGGCCCCGGTCCCGAGCCGGGTCCGGACGCCGGACCGGGCGCGCCCCGGCCCGGACGGCGGCGCGCCTGGGCCATCGGCACCCCCGTGGTGGTGCTGCTCTGCGGGGGCCTGTTCGTGGCCAGCGCCGAGAACAGCGAGGGCACCGATCTGCGTCCGGGTCGCTACACCGACCTCGCCAGCCTGGTCAGCAACGAGTCGCGGGAGTACGAGCGGCTCGAGCGACGGGTCGCCGAGCTGACCGAGGACGTCGCAGCCCTGACCGAGCGGGTCCGCGACCGGGACGTGAACCGCTACCGCCGGGAGATCGCCGAGCTGCGCGACCCGGCCGGAATGGTGCCGCGGCGCGGCGAGGGCGTCACGGTCACGCTCACCGACAGCGAGTCCGGCGTGGTCGAGGCGGCGGGCTCCGACGTCGATCTCAACCTGTTCCTGGTCCACCAGCAGGACATCCAGGCGGTGGTCAACGCGATGTGGGCCGGCGGGGCCGAGGCGGTCACCGTCCAGGGCAAGCGGATCGTCTCCACCACCGGCATCAAGTGCATCGGGAACTCGGTGAACCTCCAGGGCCGGCCCTACTCACCGCCTTACGTGATCACCGGGGTCGGCAGCGCCGAGCAGATGCTGCAGTCGCTCGAGGCCGACGACGCGGTCGCGGAGTACCGCCGCCAGGCCGCACTCCCCGAGATCGCCGTCGGCTGGGAGCTGGAGACCGACGACGAGGTCACCGCTCCGGCGTACGACGGCCTGCTCGACCTCTCCTACGCTGAGCCGATCCGCTGAGCGGGGTCGCCCGCGCGACGGGCGGCACCCTCCGCTGCTCGGCCGGGGGCGGGACCACCGTGCTCGGGTCGGTCGGCAGGTCGGTGGTCGGCGGGTCGGTCGGCACGGTCGGCGTCGGGGTCGGCGTCGGCGTCGGCTTCACGAAGGTTGAGACGGTGATGTAGACGGTGGACCCGTCGTCCGCCTCGGTGCCAGCGGCCGGGTCCTGCTCGATCACGGTGCCCGCGGGCTGCGTGGTGTCGTCGGTCTCGAAGACCTTCGGGGCGAAGCCGCGGTCCTTGATCTTCTGCTCGGCCTGGCCACGCTTGTCGCCGACGACGTCGGGGACCTGCTCGAGACCGTCGGAGTAGAGGACCGTCACCGTGGAGCCGGCCGTCACGGACGTCCCGCCCGCCGGGTCGGTGCTCAGCACCTGTCCCTTGGGCTCGTCGGCCTCCTCCTCGCGCAGCTCGGGCACCAGGCCCAGGCCGGTGAGCCGGTCGCGTACGGCGTTGCGGCCCTGGCCGACCAGGTCGGCGGGGATCGTCACCTGCGGCTTCCCGGTGGAGATCGTGAAGGTGACAGTGGTGCCGGGGTCGACGTACTTGCCGGCGACGGGCTCCTGGGTGCCGGGGATGACGCGGTTCGCGCGCACGGTGTCGGAGGCGGCCAGGTCGATGGTGCCGACCGTGAGCCCGGCGGCGCCGATGGCCTGGCGCGCCTGCGCCTCGGTCTTCCCGGTGAGGTCGGGGACCTGCTCCTGCTCCGCGGCGCCGGGGAAGAGCTGGGGCCACAGCAGCACGCCGGCCACGATCAGCGCCAGCACCAGCAGCACGGCCGCCGCGATCACCCCGCGGTTGCGCCGCTGCGGGTTCTCGGCGGCCGGTGGCCGGACCGTAGTGGGCTCCGGGTCGCTCTGCACCTGCGTCGCGGCGGTCGCGGGCGGCATGCTCGCCTCCACCGGCCGGCCGGCGAGGTAGCGCTCGATGTCGCTGCGCATGGCTGCCGCGGACTGGTAGCGGTCCTCCAGGCGCTTGGTCAGCGCCTTCATCACGATCGCGTCGATCTCCGGCGGCAGGTCGGTGTCGTGGTCCGACGGCGGCTGCGGCTGCTCGCGCACGTGCTGGTAGGCCACCGAGACCGGGCTGTCGCCCACGAACGGGGGCCGGCCGGTGAGCAGCTCGTAGAGCAGGCAGCCGGCCGAGTAGACGTCGGAGCGGGAGTCGACGGTCTCCCCGCGCGCCTGCTCGGGGGAGAGGTACTGGGCGGTGCCCACGACGGCCGCGGTCTGGGTCATCGTGTTCGCGGCGTCGCTCATCGCCCGGGCGATGCCGAAGTCCATCACCTTCACGTCGCCGCTGGGGGTCAGCATGACGTTGCCGGGCTTGATGTCGCGGTGGATGATCCCGGCGCGGTGGCTGTAGTCCAGGGCCGCGAGCACGCCGCTGGTGATCTCCAGGGCCCGCTCCGGCAGGATCTTGCGGCCCTCGCGCAGTACGTCGCGCAGCGTGCGGCCGGCGACGAACTCCATGACGATGTAGGGCTGGGCGACGCCCGAGCCGTCGGCTGCGGGCTCCTCGCCGGTGTCGTAGACCGCGACGATCGAGGGGTGGTTCAGCGACGCCGAGGACTGGGCCTCGCGACGGAAGCGCGCCTGGAAGGTGGCGTCGCTGGCGAGGTCGGTGCGCAGGCGCTTGATCGCCACGATCCGGCCCAGCCGGGTGTCGACGCCCTTGCGCACCTCCGCCATCCCACCGCGGCCCAGCAGCTCGCCGAGCTCGTAGCGGCCGCCGACCAGGGTCGGCTGCGAGTCGCTCATCCGGTGGTGCCTCCCTCGTCGCCGCTGGTCTCGGCGTCCGTCGGACTGGTGGGTGTCGAAGTGCTCGGGGTCTGGGGCTGGCTCGGCGTCTGCGGCTCGGGGCCCCAGTAGCGGACCCGGATCGTGCTGCCGACCTCGACCTGGCCGGTCGGGTTGACCGACTCGACCTGGTCCTCCTCGCGCCCGCCCGGGTTGTCCAGGCGCTCCAGGCTGACCCGCAGGCCCTGGTCGCGCAGCTCGGCCTCGACGTCGCTGACGTCACGGCCCACGTAGCTGCCGGGGGAGACGTTGACGGTCTCGGCTGCCGTGGTCGGGTCGTCCGGGGTGGTCGGGTCCGGGTCCGGCTCGTCGGTGGTGGGGTCCGGCGAGGACTCCTCGGTCGTGGCCTCGTCGGTCGGCGAGGCCGGAGCGGACGTCCTGGGCCGTTCCGGCGCCTCGGGGTCGTCGGTGTCGTCCCCGGAGTCGCGCAGCAGCAGGGCCGCGGCGACGACGATGGCGGCGAGCAGCACCAGGAGTGGGATCAGCCAGCGGGCCCGGCTGCGGCCCTGCTGCTCCTCCTCCGGCTGGACCGCGGGGGTCGCCGAGGTCGGTGGCGCGAGCGGGGCCGCGGCGCTGGTCAGCAGCTGGGTCTGCTCGGTGGGGGGCGCCGTCGCGACGACCTGCGTCGCCTCGCCCGCACCGGCCGGGTTGCGCAGGGCCGCGGCGAACGACGTCGCGTCGGGGTAGCGCTCGGCGGGGTCCTTGGCCAGCGCGCGGTACACCACGCGGGCGAGGTCGGCCGGCACGCTGGCGGGCAGGTCCGGCACCGGGTCGTTGAGGTGCGAGAGCGCCGTGGCCACCGGGGTGTCCGCCTGGAAGGGCCGCCGGCCCGCCAGGCACTCGAACGCCACGACACCCAGGGAGTACACGTCCGAGGCCGGCGTCGCCGTCTGGCCGCGCGCCTGCTCGGGGGAGAGGTACTGCGGGGTGCCCATCACCTGGCCGGTCTGGGTCAGCCCCAGGCCCTCGGTGGCCCGGGCGATGCCGAAGTCGGTGATCTTGACCTGGCGGTCCGGGGTGACCAGCAGGTTCGCCGGCTTGACGTCGCGGTGCACGATCCCCGCGGCGTGGGCGGCGCCGAGCCCGTCGGCGGCCTGGGCGAGCAGGTAGCGGGTGGCCTCGGGGTCCAGCGGCTGGCCGGGCGTCAGCAGGTTCGACAGCGGCTGGCCGTCGACGAGCTCCATGACCAGGTACGGCCGGGGCACCCCCGAGCCGTCCGCCGACGAGGCCTCGCCGAAGTCGTAGACCGACGCGATGTTGGCGTGGTGCAGCGCCGCCGCGTGCCGGGCCTCGGTGGCGAAGCGGGACCGGAACGAGGCGTCGTCGGCGTACTCGGTCTTGAGCAGCTTCACCGCGACCGTGCGGTCCAGGACCGTGTCGGTCGCCCGCCACACCTCGCCCATCCCGCCGGTGGCGATGCGGCTCTCCAGCCGGTAGCGACGGGCGTCGTCCGCCCAGGCGCCCGGGGCGCCGGTCGAGCTCGTGCTCACTTCTTGATCACCGCTTCCATGACAGCCTTCGCGATCGGTCCGCCGATCCGGCCACCGCCGATCTCCCCGCGCTCGATCGCCGCGGACTCGATCATCACGGCGACCGCGACCTCCGGGTCGTCGGCCGGGGCGAACGAGACGAACCAGGCGTACGGCGCGACGTCGTCCTGCCCGCTCTGCGCCGTACCGGTCTTGGCGCCCACCGAGACGCCGGGGATGGCCGCGGGGCTCGCGGTGCCGTCCTCGACGGTGGCGACCATCATCTTGGTCAGCTCGCTCGCGGTGGGCCCGCTCACGGCCTCGGAGTACTCCTCGGGCTGCGTGGTCTCGACGACGTCGAGGTCGGCGGACTGCACCTCGTCGACGACGTAGGGCCGCATCACCACGCCGTTGTTGGCGATCCCGGCGGCGACCATCGCCATCTGCAGCGGGGTCGCGCGCACGTCGAACTGGCCGATGCCGCTCTGCCCGAGCTGCGGCTCGTTGGCGTCGTCGGGGAAGGTCGAGGCGGCCTCCGGCAGGTCCTCCAGGGCGGTGCTGTTGAACCCGAAGGCCTCCGCCTGCTCGCGCATCGCGTCGGCGCCGACCTCGACGGCCAGCCGCGCGAACGTGGTGTTGCAGGACTGCTCCATCGCCTGGCTGAACGGGATCCGGTCGGTGCCGCAGGAGCGGCCCTCGTTGTCGATCAGACCGGTGTCGCCCGAGGTCAGCGGGAGCTGGTACGTCGAGCCGCCGGGCACCTGGTCGTCGGCGGAGGCGTAGCTGCCGCTCTCCAGGGCCGCGGCGGCGGTGACGAGCTTGAACGTCGACCCGGGCGGCAGGGTCTTCTGGGTGCCGCGGTTCAGCAGCGGCTCGGCCGGGTCGTCGTTGAGCCGCGCCCACTCCTTGCGGACCTCGCCGAAGTCGTGCGAGGCGAGCTTGTTGGGGTTGTAGCTGGGCGAGGAGACCATCGCCAGGACCTTGCCGGTCTTCGGCTCCAGCGCGACCACGGCGCCCTCGACGTCGCCGGGCACGCCGGTCAGCCCCTCCCAGGCGGCGTCCTGCGCGGCGCGGTCGAGGGTGACCTGCACGTTGCCGCCCTGGGTGCCGGAGTTGCTGAGCAGGTCGACCAGCCGGGTCACGAACAGCCGGTCGTCCTCGCCGGACAGCACCGCGTTCTGGGTCCGCTCGAGGCCCCCGGCGCCGAACTCGTAGGTGAAGTAGCCGGTGACCGGGGAGTACTTGAACGGCTCGGGGTAGGTGCGCAGGAACTCGTACTGGTCCTCGACCGGGATGCTCTCCGCGATCGGGCTGCGGCCCGCGACGATGGCCCCGCGCTCGGTGGAGTACGCCTCGTTGAAGACCCGCGCGTTGCCGGCGTGGTCGTTGAGGCTGGCGGAGCGGAAGTACTGCAGGTAGGTGGCGTTGGCCATCAGCGCCACGAACAGGACGAGGCAGAAGATGGCGACGGTGCGGATCGGCTTGTTCATGGCAGGCGGACCACCTGGGTGGACTCCACGTCGGGATCCTCGTCGTCGGTGGTGGATAGGTCGGGCAGCGGCCGGCGGGCCTGGTCGGAGACGCGCAGCATCAGCGCGACGATCACCCAGTTCGCGACCAGCGAGGAGCCGCCGTAGGAGAGGAACGGGGTGGTCAGGCCGGTCAGCGGGATCAGCCCGGTGACGCCGCCGACGACCACGAAGACCTGGAGGGCGAAGACCGCCGCGAGCCCGGTGGCCAGCAGCTTGCCGAAGCCGTCGCGGGAGATCAGCGCGGCGCGCAGCGCCCGCTCGACGATCAGGCCGTAGAGCAGCAGCACCGCGATGACGCCGGTCAGGCCGAGCTCCTCGCCGATGGCGCCGATGATGAAGTCGGACTCGGCGTAGGAGATCCGCCACGGGCTGCCCTCGCCGAAGCCGCGGCCCAGCAGCCCGCCCCAGGCCATGCCGAACAGCGACTCGACCAGCTGGTCGCTGTGCGGGCCGGAGGCCTGGCGGTAGTAGTCGAACGGGTCCAGCCAGATGTCGAAGCGCTGCCGGACGTGGCCGAAGAGCTGGTAGCCGGCGGCGGCGCCCGCCGTGAACAGCAGCCCGCCGACGACCAGCCAGCCGGGCCGCTCGGTCGCGACGTAGAGCATGATCAGGAACAGGCCGAAGAACAGCAGGCTGGAGCCGAGGTCGCGCTGGAAGACCAGCACTCCGAGGCTGACCACCCACATCGCGAGCACCGGCCCGAGGTCGCGACCGCGGGGCAGGTCGACGAAGAGCACCCGGCGCCCGGCGAGCGCGAGCGCGTCGCGGTGCAGCACCAGGTAGCCGGCGAAGGTGACGACGAGCAGC from Nocardioides pantholopis harbors:
- a CDS encoding rhomboid family intramembrane serine protease; this translates as MRDAAVGFQCPDCVAEGARTTRQARTTYGGRPTTRPGVVSLTLIGLNVAVFALVVLSGYRDSRLLDWLMLRPNGLCWLEGRGGFDVAREACTGGGGEWLPGVADGAVWQVLTSAFTHVSLLHIAFNMLALYVLGPQLEAVLGRARFLALYLLSALAGSAAVLWFGGEYQPVLGASGAVWGLMAALLIIGRKSGADVSQLMLWIGINVVITFVGSNISWQGHLGGFVGGALVALAFAYAPRGRHRTAYQLGGAGVVLVLVAVAITLRALALS
- a CDS encoding peptidylprolyl isomerase encodes the protein MADQQAILHTNRGDIVLNLFPNHAPETVANFVGLAKGEKSYDAGNGKTGPFYDGLTFHRVIDGFMIQGGCPLGTGTGGPGYTFKDEPHPELTFDKPYLLAMANAGPGTNGSQFFITVGPTPHLNFKHTIFGEVADQASRDVVDAIGTTKTGPGDRPVEPVVIESVEIIGA
- a CDS encoding FtsW/RodA/SpoVE family cell cycle protein is translated as MAPSGSLMGFVHRQRRGAELFLLILALAVGIGAYAAVGIGVEGHVPADIVGYGGWLAALVVAAHVAVRIVAPYADPVLLPVVAALNGLGLAVIHRLDLASGDHTFARQQLTWMTLGVILFVLTLVVVRDHRLLQRFTYTSGLGALALLLLPLVPGVGKTINGARIWIGIGPFSFQPGEVAKVLLVVTFAGYLVLHRDALALAGRRVLFVDLPRGRDLGPVLAMWVVSLGVLVFQRDLGSSLLFFGLFLIMLYVATERPGWLVVGGLLFTAGAAAGYQLFGHVRQRFDIWLDPFDYYRQASGPHSDQLVESLFGMAWGGLLGRGFGEGSPWRISYAESDFIIGAIGEELGLTGVIAVLLLYGLIVERALRAALISRDGFGKLLATGLAAVFALQVFVVVGGVTGLIPLTGLTTPFLSYGGSSLVANWVIVALMLRVSDQARRPLPDLSTTDDEDPDVESTQVVRLP
- a CDS encoding peptidoglycan D,D-transpeptidase FtsI family protein, whose amino-acid sequence is MNKPIRTVAIFCLVLFVALMANATYLQYFRSASLNDHAGNARVFNEAYSTERGAIVAGRSPIAESIPVEDQYEFLRTYPEPFKYSPVTGYFTYEFGAGGLERTQNAVLSGEDDRLFVTRLVDLLSNSGTQGGNVQVTLDRAAQDAAWEGLTGVPGDVEGAVVALEPKTGKVLAMVSSPSYNPNKLASHDFGEVRKEWARLNDDPAEPLLNRGTQKTLPPGSTFKLVTAAAALESGSYASADDQVPGGSTYQLPLTSGDTGLIDNEGRSCGTDRIPFSQAMEQSCNTTFARLAVEVGADAMREQAEAFGFNSTALEDLPEAASTFPDDANEPQLGQSGIGQFDVRATPLQMAMVAAGIANNGVVMRPYVVDEVQSADLDVVETTQPEEYSEAVSGPTASELTKMMVATVEDGTASPAAIPGVSVGAKTGTAQSGQDDVAPYAWFVSFAPADDPEVAVAVMIESAAIERGEIGGGRIGGPIAKAVMEAVIKK
- a CDS encoding DUF881 domain-containing protein, with product MPPGSHLNPGPGPGPEPGPDAGPGAPRPGRRRAWAIGTPVVVLLCGGLFVASAENSEGTDLRPGRYTDLASLVSNESREYERLERRVAELTEDVAALTERVRDRDVNRYRREIAELRDPAGMVPRRGEGVTVTLTDSESGVVEAAGSDVDLNLFLVHQQDIQAVVNAMWAGGAEAVTVQGKRIVSTTGIKCIGNSVNLQGRPYSPPYVITGVGSAEQMLQSLEADDAVAEYRRQAALPEIAVGWELETDDEVTAPAYDGLLDLSYAEPIR
- a CDS encoding cell division protein CrgA; its protein translation is MTKSKADQRYVDPTGSRVFSVRFLISLLMMAAGIAWTLYYYVAVWADPTDPEAKAGKPAFMADLGDWNYLIGFGLLMLGLAVAAHPSTPLGRGQGVVVGMLGCFLIGLIWICLFYIFSDDLSALPVFDDLGQKNLFVGIGFMAVGFAYATKWE
- a CDS encoding serine/threonine-protein kinase, which translates into the protein MSTSSTGAPGAWADDARRYRLESRIATGGMGEVWRATDTVLDRTVAVKLLKTEYADDASFRSRFATEARHAAALHHANIASVYDFGEASSADGSGVPRPYLVMELVDGQPLSNLLTPGQPLDPEATRYLLAQAADGLGAAHAAGIVHRDVKPANLLVTPDRQVKITDFGIARATEGLGLTQTGQVMGTPQYLSPEQARGQTATPASDVYSLGVVAFECLAGRRPFQADTPVATALSHLNDPVPDLPASVPADLARVVYRALAKDPAERYPDATSFAAALRNPAGAGEATQVVATAPPTEQTQLLTSAAAPLAPPTSATPAVQPEEEQQGRSRARWLIPLLVLLAAIVVAAALLLRDSGDDTDDPEAPERPRTSAPASPTDEATTEESSPDPTTDEPDPDPTTPDDPTTAAETVNVSPGSYVGRDVSDVEAELRDQGLRVSLERLDNPGGREEDQVESVNPTGQVEVGSTIRVRYWGPEPQTPSQPQTPSTSTPTSPTDAETSGDEGGTTG
- the pknB gene encoding Stk1 family PASTA domain-containing Ser/Thr kinase; translation: MSDSQPTLVGGRYELGELLGRGGMAEVRKGVDTRLGRIVAIKRLRTDLASDATFQARFRREAQSSASLNHPSIVAVYDTGEEPAADGSGVAQPYIVMEFVAGRTLRDVLREGRKILPERALEITSGVLAALDYSHRAGIIHRDIKPGNVMLTPSGDVKVMDFGIARAMSDAANTMTQTAAVVGTAQYLSPEQARGETVDSRSDVYSAGCLLYELLTGRPPFVGDSPVSVAYQHVREQPQPPSDHDTDLPPEIDAIVMKALTKRLEDRYQSAAAMRSDIERYLAGRPVEASMPPATAATQVQSDPEPTTVRPPAAENPQRRNRGVIAAAVLLVLALIVAGVLLWPQLFPGAAEQEQVPDLTGKTEAQARQAIGAAGLTVGTIDLAASDTVRANRVIPGTQEPVAGKYVDPGTTVTFTISTGKPQVTIPADLVGQGRNAVRDRLTGLGLVPELREEEADEPKGQVLSTDPAGGTSVTAGSTVTVLYSDGLEQVPDVVGDKRGQAEQKIKDRGFAPKVFETDDTTQPAGTVIEQDPAAGTEADDGSTVYITVSTFVKPTPTPTPTPTVPTDPPTTDLPTDPSTVVPPPAEQRRVPPVARATPLSGSAQRRRGRAGRRTPER